The Deltaproteobacteria bacterium genome contains a region encoding:
- a CDS encoding ABC transporter permease has protein sequence KEKIASIHHRDRIRSIVPYLLTTADASGKNLVWMGIPSAEMADARPWWKIDGSPIRKRGEVLLGADAAAVLDKGPGGIVTTGNRLFHVVGVLRSTGEKEDGMIIADIADVQALSKVPGGVTFFEVAALCKDCPVEDIVAQIGQALPGARVSAIRQVVESRKAAVDQLRRLGFGVSAIVLLIGGLMVLVTVMGGVQERTGEIGVLRAVGFRRRAILSLLFWETGWVSLFSSVLGAGAGIAAAYAASPAFGIEHPAVVLAPAAYGAVAGLVLGLIGAVPPARRAAALSPTEAIRTL, from the coding sequence CAAGGAGAAGATAGCGTCGATCCACCACAGGGACCGGATCCGCTCGATCGTCCCGTACCTGCTGACCACGGCGGACGCTTCCGGCAAGAACCTCGTCTGGATGGGCATTCCCTCCGCCGAAATGGCGGACGCCCGGCCGTGGTGGAAGATCGACGGTTCCCCGATCCGGAAGCGGGGAGAAGTGCTCCTCGGCGCCGATGCCGCCGCGGTTCTCGACAAAGGGCCCGGTGGAATCGTGACGACAGGGAACCGGCTGTTCCACGTCGTGGGGGTGCTCCGTTCCACGGGAGAGAAGGAAGACGGGATGATCATCGCCGACATCGCGGACGTGCAGGCGCTGTCGAAGGTTCCCGGGGGGGTGACCTTCTTCGAGGTCGCGGCGCTGTGCAAGGATTGCCCCGTGGAGGACATCGTCGCGCAGATCGGCCAGGCCCTGCCGGGCGCGAGGGTGTCGGCCATCCGGCAGGTGGTCGAGAGCCGAAAGGCCGCGGTCGACCAGCTCCGGCGCCTCGGGTTCGGCGTCTCCGCGATCGTCCTCCTGATCGGGGGGCTCATGGTGCTGGTGACGGTGATGGGCGGGGTGCAGGAGCGGACGGGCGAGATCGGCGTCCTTCGGGCGGTGGGGTTCCGCCGCCGTGCGATCCTCTCCCTGCTGTTCTGGGAAACCGGCTGGGTGTCGCTCTTCTCCTCCGTCCTCGGGGCGGGGGCCGGCATCGCGGCGGCGTACGCGGCCTCCCCCGCGTTCGGGATCGAGCACCCGGCGGTCGTCCTCGCCCCGGCGGCGTACGGCGCCGTCGCCGGGCTGGTCCTGGGGCTGATCGGCGCCGTCCCGCCTGCGCGCCGGGCGGCTGCCCTTTCGCCGACGGAGGCGATCCGCACGCTATGA
- a CDS encoding ABC transporter ATP-binding protein yields MEPIIRLTDVSMVYGVNGTRATALAGVSFEVRPGEYVVITGESGAGKSTLLTVLGGLQLPTGGTVRVGGADLSRLAADALADFRRETIGFVFQAYHLLPYLTARENVMVPMSPDRTAPREKGARADALLAAVGLSGKEDRLPSQLSGGECQRVAIARALSHDPPVLLADEPTGNLDSATGEQILDLFSELSGRGKTVLMVTHNKAILDRASRSIRLRDGYVEEDRVLFAAPRLAPGGNREGRGR; encoded by the coding sequence ATGGAACCGATCATTCGGCTTACGGACGTATCGATGGTCTACGGGGTGAACGGCACCCGGGCGACGGCGCTGGCCGGAGTCTCCTTCGAAGTCCGGCCGGGGGAATACGTGGTCATCACGGGGGAGTCGGGCGCCGGGAAGAGCACGCTGCTCACGGTCCTCGGCGGCCTGCAGCTCCCCACGGGCGGGACGGTGCGGGTCGGGGGCGCGGATCTCTCCCGCCTCGCCGCGGACGCCCTCGCCGACTTCCGCCGGGAGACGATCGGGTTCGTCTTCCAGGCGTACCACCTCCTTCCGTACCTGACCGCGCGGGAGAACGTGATGGTTCCCATGTCGCCCGATCGGACCGCGCCGAGAGAGAAGGGGGCGCGGGCCGACGCGCTGCTTGCGGCCGTGGGGCTCTCGGGGAAGGAGGACCGCCTCCCGTCGCAGCTCTCCGGGGGGGAGTGCCAGCGGGTGGCCATCGCCCGGGCGCTGTCCCACGATCCTCCCGTCCTTCTGGCGGACGAGCCGACGGGGAACCTCGACAGCGCGACGGGGGAGCAGATCCTCGACCTGTTCTCGGAACTCTCGGGCCGGGGGAAGACGGTGCTCATGGTCACGCACAACAAGGCGATCCTCGACCGCGCGTCGCGCTCCATCCGGCTTCGCGACGGGTACGTCGAGGAGGACCGCGTCCTGTTCGCGGCGCCGCGGCTCGCGCCGGGCGGGAACAGGGAAGGGAGGGGGCGATGA
- a CDS encoding TolC family protein translates to MNYYVDAALANYPSLASMRQRITMKRNEAIRAGALDDPKGWVAITNVPIRTLSFREEEMTGKEIGFSQMIPYPGKREHAVRIVGKEAEQAEYDLAEMRNMLRADVKMAYAELSTSRAQTEVVRQVRSVLDQIVQVSTEMFSVGKGRQPDVLRGQVEFQKMREMLLMLENREKVLSIRLNTLAALPPDEPVPALDNLAELSLDYNPSDLRAIYAAERPARQAIQARIEKGKLAVVHAEHEYKPDFEVSTSYMQRDKMPDGTKRPDMFSAMVSMTLPVWKKEKIEPGIRAMAAERDMAVRDGETLDAEAANAIGGSLASMENFAAVAKLYRTTLIPQAEQSVRSNLEAYQVGKIDFPMLMDSLMATLNYRKEYLGMVGELHMTKARLEAAVGRELYGGGR, encoded by the coding sequence GTGAATTACTACGTGGATGCGGCTCTGGCGAACTACCCGTCGCTGGCGTCGATGCGGCAGCGGATCACGATGAAGCGGAACGAGGCGATCCGCGCGGGGGCGCTGGACGATCCGAAGGGGTGGGTCGCGATCACCAACGTGCCGATCCGGACCCTGTCGTTCCGCGAAGAGGAGATGACGGGGAAGGAGATCGGCTTCTCCCAGATGATTCCATACCCGGGGAAGCGGGAACACGCGGTCCGGATCGTCGGGAAGGAGGCGGAGCAGGCGGAATACGATCTGGCGGAGATGCGGAACATGCTCCGCGCGGATGTCAAGATGGCGTACGCGGAGCTGTCCACTTCCCGCGCGCAGACGGAAGTGGTGCGGCAGGTTCGCTCCGTCCTCGATCAGATCGTGCAGGTGTCCACGGAGATGTTCTCGGTAGGGAAGGGGAGGCAACCGGACGTCCTGCGGGGGCAGGTGGAGTTCCAGAAGATGCGGGAGATGCTCCTGATGCTGGAGAATCGGGAGAAGGTCCTCTCGATCCGCCTCAACACCCTCGCGGCGCTCCCGCCGGACGAACCGGTTCCGGCGCTGGACAACCTCGCGGAGCTCTCCCTGGACTACAACCCTTCCGATCTTCGCGCGATCTACGCCGCGGAACGGCCTGCGCGGCAGGCGATCCAGGCCCGGATCGAAAAGGGGAAACTGGCGGTCGTCCACGCGGAGCACGAGTACAAGCCCGATTTCGAGGTCTCAACCTCCTACATGCAGCGGGACAAGATGCCCGACGGGACGAAGCGTCCCGACATGTTCTCCGCGATGGTGTCCATGACGCTCCCCGTCTGGAAGAAGGAGAAGATCGAGCCGGGGATCCGCGCCATGGCGGCCGAGCGGGACATGGCGGTCCGGGACGGGGAAACGCTGGACGCCGAGGCGGCCAACGCGATCGGCGGCTCGCTGGCGTCCATGGAGAATTTCGCGGCGGTGGCGAAGCTGTACCGGACGACGCTGATCCCCCAGGCGGAGCAGTCGGTCCGGTCCAACCTCGAAGCGTACCAGGTGGGGAAGATCGACTTCCCGATGCTCATGGATTCCCTGATGGCGACGCTCAATTATCGCAAGGAGTACCTGGGGATGGTCGGCGAGCTGCACATGACGAAAGCGCGGCTGGAGGCGGCGGTGGGCAGGGAACTCTATGGAGGGGGACGATGA
- a CDS encoding efflux RND transporter periplasmic adaptor subunit produces MSDEKKEGIPQETGESPADGASTGAPGSGGGRKSRFFPVLSAVLALLLAGVVAFYNVPAFHALLHPHPEGDNTAKAADKYTCGMHPFIISDKPGTCPICGMALTKIEGTQAPGGPAAAAPSGGPRKILFYRNPMNPNVTSKTPAKDEMGMDYVPVYEDETKGGGGGGNLPEGYAAVQVGMERVRVSGIQTVAAAREAISHPVRAVGVVVADETRVRRVQAKIEGWIEKLHTNFTGQLVTKGEPLLEIYSPDLVAAQREYLLSRTGADRMKESPYGDAREMSSGLAQAARTRLKLFDVPDGFIEELERTGNVRRTVTLNAPVSGHVTGKEIFEGSRVMPGMDLLTVTDLSRVWIDADLYEYEAQSVRVGQSALLETAADPGTKRKGRVAFIYPTFSPETRTLKVRFEFPNPGLRLKPQMYANVSLDLHSVTGVVIPDSALIETGVRQIAFVDLGDGNFEPREVKVGVRGNGKAQVLSGVKAGEKVAVGANFLLDSESKLRAALTKMTGGPSAPSQPQPQSTPQPPPQGQGGHAGHGGGR; encoded by the coding sequence ATGAGCGACGAAAAGAAGGAAGGGATCCCGCAGGAAACCGGGGAGAGCCCGGCGGACGGAGCTTCGACCGGCGCACCGGGGTCCGGGGGTGGGAGGAAGTCCCGGTTCTTCCCCGTCCTCTCCGCCGTGCTGGCGCTCCTTCTCGCCGGGGTCGTCGCGTTCTACAACGTCCCGGCTTTCCACGCCCTCCTCCATCCCCACCCGGAGGGGGACAACACCGCGAAGGCCGCCGACAAGTACACGTGCGGCATGCACCCGTTCATCATCTCGGACAAGCCGGGAACCTGCCCGATCTGCGGGATGGCGTTGACGAAAATCGAGGGGACGCAGGCTCCCGGCGGGCCGGCCGCCGCCGCGCCGTCCGGCGGACCCCGGAAGATCCTCTTCTACCGCAACCCGATGAACCCGAACGTCACGTCGAAGACGCCGGCCAAGGACGAGATGGGGATGGATTACGTCCCCGTGTACGAGGACGAGACGAAGGGGGGCGGAGGGGGCGGAAACCTCCCCGAAGGGTACGCCGCCGTCCAGGTGGGGATGGAACGGGTGCGGGTGTCCGGAATACAGACCGTGGCCGCGGCGCGCGAGGCGATCAGCCACCCGGTCCGCGCCGTGGGGGTGGTCGTGGCCGACGAGACGCGCGTCCGGCGCGTCCAGGCGAAGATCGAGGGGTGGATCGAGAAGCTCCACACGAATTTCACCGGGCAGCTCGTGACGAAGGGTGAACCGCTCCTCGAAATCTACTCTCCGGACCTCGTGGCGGCGCAGCGGGAATACCTGTTGTCCAGGACGGGAGCGGACCGGATGAAGGAGAGCCCGTACGGGGACGCCCGGGAGATGTCTTCGGGTCTTGCCCAGGCGGCCCGGACCCGACTCAAGCTGTTCGACGTGCCGGACGGCTTCATCGAGGAACTGGAGCGGACGGGGAACGTGCGGCGCACCGTGACGCTGAATGCGCCGGTGTCGGGCCACGTGACGGGGAAGGAGATCTTCGAGGGGTCGCGCGTCATGCCGGGGATGGACCTGCTCACCGTGACCGACCTCTCCCGCGTCTGGATCGACGCCGACCTCTACGAATACGAGGCGCAGTCGGTGCGCGTGGGGCAATCGGCCCTCCTCGAAACGGCGGCCGACCCGGGAACGAAGCGAAAAGGGCGGGTCGCCTTCATTTATCCCACGTTTTCGCCCGAGACCCGGACGCTCAAGGTGCGGTTCGAGTTCCCCAATCCCGGCCTCCGTCTCAAGCCGCAGATGTACGCCAACGTCTCGCTCGACCTCCACAGCGTGACCGGCGTCGTCATCCCCGACTCGGCGCTGATCGAGACCGGCGTCCGCCAGATCGCGTTCGTGGACCTGGGCGACGGAAATTTCGAGCCGCGCGAAGTGAAGGTGGGCGTCCGGGGGAACGGGAAGGCGCAGGTGCTCTCCGGCGTGAAGGCGGGCGAGAAGGTCGCGGTGGGCGCCAACTTCCTGCTCGACTCCGAGTCGAAGCTGCGGGCGGCGCTCACGAAGAT